A stretch of the Ochrobactrum sp. BTU1 genome encodes the following:
- a CDS encoding prephenate/arogenate dehydrogenase family protein: MSTIHFEKIALIGIGLIGSSLARVIRREGLANHIAIATRSAETLKRAEELNLGDSYSTDSAQAVQDADLVIVSVPVGSSGTVAKQIAAHLKPGAIVTDVGSTKASVIAQMQPELPANVHFIPGHPLAGTEYSGPDAGFAELFTNRWCILTPLPDTDQTAIDKLSAFWTACGSRLDQMDPQHHDLVLAIVSHLPHIIAYNIVGTASDLEQVTKSEVIKYSASGFRDFTRLAASDPTMWRDVCLHNKDAILEMLARFSEDLASLQRSIRWGDGEALFDLFTRTRAVRRSIIDAGQEVDAPNFGRQAAAEISEKK; the protein is encoded by the coding sequence ATGTCCACGATCCATTTCGAAAAAATCGCGCTCATCGGTATCGGCCTTATCGGCTCATCGCTGGCGCGTGTCATTCGCCGCGAAGGCCTTGCCAATCATATCGCCATTGCAACACGCAGTGCCGAAACATTAAAGCGCGCCGAGGAATTAAACCTCGGCGACAGCTACTCGACCGATAGTGCGCAAGCCGTTCAAGATGCCGATCTCGTCATCGTATCGGTGCCTGTCGGTTCGTCCGGCACTGTTGCCAAGCAGATTGCTGCACATCTGAAGCCAGGCGCTATCGTAACCGATGTCGGATCGACCAAGGCGTCCGTTATCGCGCAGATGCAGCCGGAACTGCCGGCCAATGTGCATTTCATTCCCGGCCACCCTCTCGCGGGTACGGAATATTCCGGTCCTGACGCTGGTTTTGCAGAGCTCTTCACCAACCGCTGGTGCATTCTCACGCCTCTGCCGGACACCGATCAGACGGCCATAGACAAGCTTTCCGCCTTCTGGACGGCTTGCGGCTCGCGCCTTGATCAAATGGACCCACAGCACCATGATCTGGTATTGGCCATCGTCTCGCATCTTCCGCATATCATCGCCTATAACATCGTCGGCACTGCCAGCGATCTGGAGCAGGTGACAAAATCAGAAGTCATCAAATATTCGGCTTCGGGTTTCCGTGATTTTACGCGTCTGGCCGCATCTGATCCAACCATGTGGCGCGACGTCTGCCTCCATAACAAGGACGCAATCCTTGAGATGCTGGCGCGTTTCTCGGAAGATCTCGCTTCGTTGCAGCGCTCGATCCGCTGGGGCGATGGTGAGGCTCTGTTTGATCTCTTCACCCGCACGCGTGCGGTGCGCCGTAGCATTATCGATGCTGGTCAGGAAGTCGACGCACCGAACTTCGGACGTCAGGCGGCCGCTGAGATCAGCGAAAAGAAATGA
- a CDS encoding DUF2125 domain-containing protein, translated as MAHAGIETKKSRKRPVTIAVIVLVLIAAYTAGWFYLAGKIETRAKADMAKLASQGVGVQCENLHMGGYPLRVNVVCASISWQKPSEGMALRAGRFTSGSPIYAPRSLSNELGGPAFVEFPGIQPLEVNWSKFTSNTRLARPFPTEVELDARDVTVGVRTETTTTEPVSKLEQMNFRMSSEDDKLKINGRFAALKLEPSIIGSAKSPEIDGLADIVIANAATFLAPSPAPFNERMRGHSGVINQAFLSMPNGAVLSVAGPFSVDLEGEIDADLKVTMVNPQSFAQAGQTVFPEQGGNIATVLFALSAMPKDENGNPVIEIAVRKGRASAGFIPLGHLPTL; from the coding sequence ATGGCGCATGCTGGTATTGAAACCAAAAAATCCAGGAAGCGCCCTGTTACGATTGCCGTCATCGTCCTTGTGCTGATCGCCGCCTATACAGCGGGCTGGTTTTATCTGGCAGGCAAGATTGAAACGCGTGCCAAGGCCGATATGGCAAAGCTTGCATCGCAAGGTGTGGGCGTGCAGTGCGAGAATCTTCACATGGGCGGATATCCGCTCCGTGTGAATGTGGTTTGTGCCAGTATTTCGTGGCAGAAGCCCTCTGAAGGTATGGCTTTGCGTGCCGGACGTTTCACGTCAGGCTCTCCGATTTATGCGCCGCGTTCACTCAGCAATGAGCTTGGTGGGCCGGCTTTTGTCGAGTTTCCCGGCATTCAGCCGCTTGAGGTGAACTGGAGCAAGTTTACCTCCAACACACGTCTTGCGCGTCCGTTCCCAACCGAGGTCGAACTTGATGCGCGCGATGTAACGGTCGGCGTGCGTACTGAAACAACGACCACTGAACCTGTCAGCAAGCTCGAGCAGATGAATTTCCGCATGAGCAGCGAAGACGATAAGCTCAAGATCAATGGGCGCTTTGCGGCTCTCAAGCTGGAACCATCCATTATTGGCAGTGCCAAGAGTCCGGAAATCGATGGTCTGGCCGATATCGTAATTGCCAATGCGGCAACGTTTCTGGCACCGAGTCCGGCCCCCTTTAACGAACGGATGCGCGGCCATAGTGGTGTGATCAATCAGGCATTTCTATCCATGCCCAATGGTGCGGTGCTTTCGGTAGCTGGTCCCTTTTCAGTCGATCTGGAAGGTGAGATTGATGCTGACCTGAAGGTCACGATGGTCAACCCGCAATCCTTTGCGCAAGCCGGTCAAACCGTGTTTCCCGAACAGGGTGGCAATATCGCTACTGTTCTTTTTGCTCTTTCCGCCATGCCGAAAGACGAAAACGGCAACCCCGTTATCGAGATTGCCGTTCGTAAGGGAAGAGCCAGCGCTGGTTTTATTCCATTAGGACATTTGCCGACTTTGTAA
- a CDS encoding gamma-glutamylcyclotransferase produces the protein MRKNDFWVFGYGSLMWRPGFAHVETMRARLHGYRRSLCIYSHVHRGTPDHPGLVLGLDAGGSCLGIAFRVPGDMTDEVMVYLREREMSNQVYHEKWLRLRLADGRDVQAVTYVADRRHIQYAGSLKAEDAAAIVISAQGDSGANLDYVANTLEHLRNMRVRDHALEHVNDLICTKVNRQKHDTA, from the coding sequence ATGCGAAAGAATGATTTCTGGGTATTTGGTTACGGTTCGCTGATGTGGCGGCCTGGCTTCGCACATGTCGAAACAATGCGTGCGCGCCTGCATGGCTATCGCCGCAGCCTCTGCATCTATTCACACGTTCATCGCGGAACACCGGATCATCCCGGCCTTGTTTTGGGGCTTGATGCTGGCGGATCATGCCTCGGCATCGCCTTCCGTGTACCCGGCGATATGACAGACGAAGTCATGGTCTATTTGCGCGAACGCGAAATGTCCAATCAGGTCTATCACGAAAAATGGCTCCGCCTTCGGCTAGCGGACGGGCGCGATGTGCAGGCTGTAACCTATGTCGCCGACCGACGGCATATCCAATATGCCGGTTCGCTCAAAGCCGAAGACGCCGCAGCAATCGTTATCTCAGCACAGGGAGATTCCGGTGCCAATCTTGACTATGTTGCCAACACGCTTGAGCATCTGCGCAATATGCGTGTTCGGGATCATGCGCTTGAACATGTCAACGATCTAATCTGCACCAAAGTGAACCGGCAAAAGCACGACACAGCCTGA
- a CDS encoding DMT family transporter, with protein sequence MERKPVNTHAFGMMLLVCISLGLQQVLLKLTAADISPLFQIALRSGVGAALIAAIMIARRETLTIANGIWKPGLLVGLLFALEYLFLGEGLRLTSAAHAVVLLYTAPLFAALGLHLLVPSERLTTIQWGGIGIAFMGIAIAFLVRGEAVHGDFQAMVIGDGLCLLAGVAWGATTVVVRGSRLAALPAKQTLLYQLLTAFVTLSVAASLMGQVEINWTTMLVGSFAFQSVIVSFAVFLIWFQLLRIYRASQLGSLSFMTPIFGVIFGAIILGEPIETSFVVGTVFVITGIMIVNGKEALADHFRRYGQS encoded by the coding sequence ATGGAGCGTAAGCCCGTCAATACGCACGCATTTGGAATGATGCTTCTTGTTTGCATCAGCCTCGGCTTGCAGCAGGTGCTGTTGAAATTGACGGCAGCGGATATTTCGCCATTGTTCCAGATAGCGCTGCGGTCGGGCGTGGGGGCTGCATTAATCGCTGCTATTATGATCGCGCGGCGGGAAACACTGACTATTGCCAATGGAATCTGGAAACCGGGCCTGCTGGTCGGTTTGCTGTTTGCGCTTGAATATCTGTTTCTGGGGGAGGGGTTGCGACTAACCTCAGCCGCTCATGCCGTGGTTTTGCTTTATACAGCACCGCTCTTTGCGGCACTTGGTTTGCATCTTTTGGTGCCATCAGAGCGCCTGACCACCATACAATGGGGCGGCATCGGCATTGCCTTTATGGGCATAGCGATAGCTTTCCTTGTTCGCGGTGAGGCTGTCCATGGTGATTTCCAGGCCATGGTTATTGGCGATGGGCTTTGCCTGCTCGCGGGGGTGGCATGGGGAGCAACGACCGTTGTGGTCCGTGGTTCACGTCTTGCGGCACTGCCAGCGAAGCAGACCTTGCTCTACCAGCTTCTAACCGCCTTCGTGACCTTGTCGGTTGCCGCATCCCTGATGGGGCAAGTGGAGATCAACTGGACCACTATGCTGGTGGGCAGCTTCGCGTTTCAGTCCGTCATTGTATCTTTTGCGGTATTTCTGATCTGGTTTCAGCTTTTGCGGATTTATCGGGCATCCCAATTGGGTTCACTCTCTTTCATGACGCCAATTTTCGGGGTGATTTTTGGTGCGATCATTTTGGGCGAGCCGATTGAAACCAGTTTCGTGGTGGGCACGGTATTTGTGATAACGGGCATAATGATCGTGAACGGCAAAGAGGCGCTGGCCGATCACTTTCGTCGTTACGGACAGAGTTGA
- a CDS encoding helix-turn-helix transcriptional regulator, whose product MAGIALEPTHQPPFTEALPEPLFFRTACMPPAARYPMHRHDWGEFVYSFTGVMEVRIGDSHLLAPPQYGIWLPPHIEHQGLNRQEVCYCSLYVTEELCTDLPAKACALNLNPLIRTLLEHLRMKKPSQPQQSQETRLLHTLLDQLAIAPCAGSYLPSSTDPALQKILSILEDDPSDNRTLHALAKIANTSERTLMRRCKQELGMSFPEWKQRLRTLKAMPLLEKGAKVEHVALDLGYASASAFIAMFRKLMGITPDEYRRQIGA is encoded by the coding sequence ATGGCGGGAATAGCTCTCGAACCTACGCATCAACCTCCCTTTACGGAAGCCTTGCCGGAGCCGCTGTTCTTTCGAACAGCCTGCATGCCACCGGCTGCGCGCTATCCCATGCATCGCCACGATTGGGGAGAGTTTGTCTATTCCTTCACTGGTGTAATGGAGGTGCGTATCGGCGACAGCCATCTGCTGGCCCCGCCGCAATATGGGATATGGCTTCCTCCGCATATCGAGCATCAAGGCCTCAATCGTCAGGAAGTGTGCTACTGCTCGCTCTATGTGACCGAAGAGCTTTGTACTGATCTTCCAGCCAAGGCCTGCGCGCTCAACCTCAATCCACTGATCCGCACTTTGCTTGAACATCTGCGTATGAAGAAGCCATCGCAACCACAGCAATCGCAAGAAACACGGCTGCTGCATACGCTGCTCGATCAGCTGGCTATTGCTCCATGTGCGGGTTCCTATCTGCCGTCCAGCACGGACCCTGCCCTCCAAAAGATATTGTCGATCCTTGAAGATGATCCAAGTGACAATCGCACCCTTCACGCTCTTGCGAAGATCGCCAATACGTCCGAAAGAACACTGATGCGTCGTTGCAAACAGGAGCTGGGCATGAGCTTCCCTGAATGGAAACAGCGGCTAAGGACGTTGAAAGCCATGCCGCTGCTCGAAAAGGGAGCAAAAGTCGAACATGTGGCGCTTGACCTTGGCTATGCCAGCGCATCAGCTTTCATCGCCATGTTCCGCAAATTGATGGGTATTACCCCCGACGAATATCGCAGACAAATCGGTGCCTGA
- a CDS encoding YggT family protein yields the protein MIALFRTIDLALDIYTWIIIASAVFSWLYAFNVVNSSNRFVASIGEFLYKVTEPVLRPLRNILPNLGGIDISPIVVLLIIFFIRQFMWTTLLPALL from the coding sequence ATGATCGCACTGTTCCGCACCATTGATCTGGCGCTCGATATCTATACTTGGATCATTATCGCTAGCGCCGTTTTCTCATGGCTCTATGCGTTCAACGTCGTCAATTCTTCCAATCGCTTTGTCGCATCGATCGGTGAGTTTCTTTACAAAGTAACTGAACCGGTCCTGCGTCCACTCCGCAATATCCTGCCCAATCTCGGCGGCATCGATATTTCGCCTATCGTCGTCCTGCTGATTATCTTCTTCATCCGTCAGTTCATGTGGACGACGCTGCTTCCTGCACTTCTGTAA
- the ppa gene encoding inorganic diphosphatase, with amino-acid sequence MNIDAISIGNNPPEDVNVIIEVPVGGQPIKYEMDKKAGALIVDRFLYTPMTYPGNYGFVPHTLSEDGDPIDVLVCNTRPLVPGCVINVRPIGVLVMEDNSGKDEKIIAVPSPNLTQRYAKVHDYSDLPEITLKQIAHFFEHYKDLEPGKWVKIGDWGDEDYARKFIVEAIERAKGK; translated from the coding sequence ATGAATATTGATGCTATCTCCATCGGCAACAATCCGCCAGAAGACGTCAACGTGATCATCGAAGTGCCGGTCGGCGGACAGCCGATCAAGTACGAGATGGACAAGAAGGCTGGCGCCCTGATTGTGGACCGCTTCCTCTACACGCCAATGACCTATCCGGGCAATTACGGCTTCGTGCCGCACACGCTTTCGGAAGATGGCGACCCAATCGACGTTCTGGTCTGCAACACCCGTCCGCTGGTTCCTGGCTGCGTGATCAATGTTCGCCCAATCGGCGTTCTGGTCATGGAAGACAATTCCGGCAAGGACGAGAAGATCATTGCAGTTCCTTCGCCAAACCTGACGCAGCGTTATGCAAAGGTGCATGATTATTCCGATCTTCCGGAAATCACGCTCAAGCAGATCGCGCACTTCTTCGAACACTACAAGGATCTGGAACCAGGCAAGTGGGTCAAGATCGGTGATTGGGGCGATGAAGATTACGCTCGCAAGTTCATCGTTGAAGCGATTGAACGCGCCAAGGGCAAGTAA
- a CDS encoding 1-acyl-sn-glycerol-3-phosphate acyltransferase has translation MLLYLRSILFNLAFYIGTLVQMILYTPFYFLLPRKKAWIVPKTWARVNLWLQKYIAGTDYVIEGLENIPEGAYIVAPKHQSAWDTYAFLPQLDDPVLILKRELMRIPLFGWYVAKMEMIPVDRGSRVKALHSITKGAEKAIAEGRQILIYPEGTRRSPGAPPQYKYGIVHLYEALNLPVLPIAHNAGLYWPRRKFLRFPGTIRCRVLPPIPAGLEKEEFLRRLIETTETACDELLVAASRDTNAPPMPPTAIERLKELGETTSS, from the coding sequence ATGCTTCTCTATCTGCGCTCAATCCTGTTCAATTTGGCTTTTTACATCGGCACTCTGGTGCAGATGATCCTTTATACGCCGTTCTATTTTCTGCTTCCCCGCAAGAAGGCATGGATCGTTCCCAAGACATGGGCGCGGGTTAACCTGTGGCTGCAGAAATATATCGCTGGCACTGATTATGTGATCGAAGGCCTCGAGAATATTCCCGAAGGCGCTTATATCGTTGCGCCCAAGCATCAGTCTGCATGGGACACTTACGCGTTCCTGCCGCAGCTTGACGATCCTGTTCTGATCCTCAAGCGTGAATTGATGCGAATACCGCTCTTTGGCTGGTATGTTGCCAAGATGGAAATGATCCCGGTTGATCGTGGATCGCGCGTCAAAGCGCTTCATTCCATCACCAAGGGAGCGGAGAAGGCGATTGCAGAAGGTCGCCAGATTCTCATCTATCCGGAAGGCACGCGCCGTTCACCGGGAGCGCCGCCGCAGTATAAATACGGCATTGTGCATCTTTACGAAGCGCTGAACCTGCCTGTATTGCCGATTGCTCACAATGCGGGGCTTTACTGGCCACGCCGAAAGTTCCTGCGCTTTCCGGGCACCATTCGCTGCCGTGTGCTGCCGCCCATTCCGGCGGGCCTTGAGAAAGAAGAATTCCTGCGTCGTTTGATAGAAACGACGGAGACGGCTTGTGACGAACTGCTGGTTGCAGCAAGTCGCGACACCAATGCTCCGCCCATGCCGCCAACAGCTATCGAAAGGCTGAAGGAATTGGGCGAAACAACTTCCTCCTAA
- a CDS encoding YdcF family protein yields the protein MTAFFTNTGRKSRISSNFPSYRRNDGYDSKKGERKVQQTVSVGHSGSVDAAADREMGADTGAVVWRRSRTIGATSTLASTVGKFLWSVLMRVFRRLQPISIVLFLAIVAFLIGFVAFSEKVTSMQSPVLDEPADAIVVLTGGQSRIQAALDLLKGKQGKRLLISGVHPSTTEKSLQRATHSEQSLFDCCVDLDRSALNTVGNATESERWIRANNYHRVIVVTNNYHIPRSILEMSYRMQDVEFVPYPVVNGEKRSHSWVAESDTLRVLFIEYVKYLGAAIRVGGARIFGDTA from the coding sequence ATGACCGCTTTTTTTACCAATACCGGCCGGAAGTCACGAATTTCCAGCAACTTTCCGAGTTATCGCCGCAATGATGGCTATGATAGCAAGAAAGGTGAACGCAAGGTTCAGCAAACGGTATCGGTTGGGCATTCGGGAAGCGTTGATGCAGCAGCAGATAGAGAGATGGGGGCGGATACGGGTGCTGTGGTATGGCGCCGCAGTCGTACAATTGGTGCGACGTCCACGCTTGCGTCTACAGTCGGTAAATTCTTATGGTCTGTCCTAATGCGTGTATTTCGACGACTTCAGCCTATTTCCATCGTTCTCTTTCTGGCCATTGTCGCTTTCCTGATTGGCTTTGTTGCCTTCAGTGAAAAAGTCACCAGCATGCAGTCGCCTGTTCTGGATGAACCGGCTGACGCTATTGTTGTTCTGACTGGTGGACAGTCTCGCATTCAGGCCGCTCTCGATCTCTTAAAGGGTAAGCAGGGAAAACGTTTGTTGATTAGCGGCGTTCATCCGTCAACCACGGAAAAATCGCTGCAGCGTGCCACCCATTCAGAGCAAAGTCTGTTTGATTGCTGTGTCGATCTCGACCGTTCTGCGCTTAACACTGTGGGTAATGCGACTGAAAGCGAACGCTGGATACGCGCCAACAACTATCATCGTGTGATCGTCGTCACCAATAATTACCACATCCCGCGTAGCATTCTGGAAATGTCCTATCGGATGCAGGACGTTGAATTTGTGCCTTATCCTGTGGTCAATGGCGAAAAGCGTTCGCATAGCTGGGTGGCAGAGAGCGATACGCTCAGAGTGCTGTTTATCGAATATGTCAAATATCTGGGTGCTGCCATTCGCGTAGGCGGAGCTAGAATTTTCGGTGATACGGCTTAA
- a CDS encoding ABC transporter permease, translating into MIEADKDWQRAFRKVLDDLRIRFEDLKDMLMVRIGKRRKRQGPSPIVPDGSVTGTALVIVIAIMTFLACLTLGGVTLVRASAAQWQSQIAREATIQIRPADGLDMEKALQDASGIARGFAGVKDTSIIDKDATARLLEPWLGTGLNIDELPVPRLVVVTIDENSPPDFETMRAEITRSIPSASFDDHRTWVDRLVSMANTTVLIGTGVLSLVIAATVLTVIFATRGAMSGNGHIIEVLHFIGAESKFVAREFEWHFFRTALKGALFGGGAAMLVFFVFSWWASRHMATPAGDQAAAMFGNFAIGRDGYIGAAAIIILVSVLTMLTSRLTVVRQLATMDGPGVRAE; encoded by the coding sequence ATGATTGAAGCTGACAAAGACTGGCAGAGAGCTTTTCGGAAGGTCCTAGACGACCTGCGCATCCGCTTTGAAGACCTCAAAGATATGCTGATGGTTCGCATCGGCAAGCGCAGGAAACGTCAGGGGCCAAGCCCGATTGTGCCGGACGGCAGTGTGACGGGCACAGCGCTTGTGATCGTGATTGCGATCATGACATTTCTCGCCTGCCTTACCCTGGGTGGCGTTACGCTGGTGCGCGCTTCTGCTGCTCAATGGCAAAGCCAGATTGCACGCGAAGCAACTATTCAGATCCGACCTGCCGATGGGCTGGACATGGAAAAGGCGCTTCAGGACGCAAGCGGGATCGCGCGCGGCTTTGCAGGCGTGAAAGATACCAGCATCATCGACAAGGATGCCACCGCGCGTTTGCTTGAGCCCTGGCTTGGTACGGGTCTCAATATCGATGAATTGCCTGTTCCACGTCTGGTTGTTGTAACGATTGATGAGAATTCGCCGCCGGATTTTGAAACAATGCGGGCGGAAATTACCCGCTCTATCCCGAGCGCGAGTTTCGACGATCACCGCACATGGGTCGACCGGCTTGTTTCAATGGCCAATACAACCGTGCTGATCGGAACGGGTGTCTTGTCGCTCGTCATTGCCGCGACTGTTCTGACGGTTATCTTCGCAACGCGCGGCGCTATGTCGGGCAATGGCCATATTATTGAAGTTCTGCACTTCATCGGTGCAGAATCAAAATTCGTTGCGCGCGAGTTCGAATGGCACTTTTTCCGCACAGCCCTTAAAGGTGCGCTGTTTGGCGGAGGGGCTGCTATGCTGGTTTTCTTCGTCTTTTCGTGGTGGGCATCTCGGCATATGGCGACGCCTGCCGGTGATCAGGCTGCCGCAATGTTCGGTAATTTTGCCATTGGTCGCGATGGTTACATTGGCGCTGCGGCAATCATCATTCTAGTGAGTGTGCTGACGATGTTGACGAGCCGCCTGACGGTCGTTCGACAGCTTGCGACGATGGATGGTCCGGGAGTACGGGCCGAATGA
- the ftsE gene encoding cell division ATP-binding protein FtsE translates to MIRFENVGLRYGMGPEILKDVSFHIPPRSFQFLTGPSGAGKTSLLRLLFMALKPTRGLINIFGKDVARLDHKEVPLLRRRIGIVFQDFRLLDHMTTYENVALPLRVRGKEEATYRHEVEELLHWVGLGDRMNVLPPVLSGGEKQRAAIARALIDQPELLLADEPTGNVDPPLAKRLLRLFTELNRSGTAVIIATHDLSLMDQVNARRMILEHGRLDIYD, encoded by the coding sequence GTGATACGTTTCGAGAATGTCGGCCTGCGATATGGAATGGGGCCAGAGATCCTGAAGGATGTCAGCTTCCATATTCCGCCACGTTCATTTCAATTTCTGACCGGACCGTCCGGTGCCGGGAAAACCTCTTTGTTGCGCCTGTTGTTTATGGCGCTGAAACCAACGCGCGGACTGATCAATATTTTTGGCAAGGATGTCGCGCGGCTCGATCATAAGGAAGTGCCGCTTCTGCGTCGGCGCATCGGGATTGTATTTCAGGATTTCCGTCTGCTCGATCACATGACAACCTATGAAAATGTTGCTCTTCCGCTGCGCGTACGCGGCAAGGAAGAGGCGACATACCGTCATGAAGTAGAAGAACTTCTGCATTGGGTCGGCCTCGGTGACCGCATGAACGTGCTGCCGCCCGTGCTTTCCGGTGGTGAAAAGCAACGTGCTGCAATTGCGCGTGCGCTGATCGACCAGCCAGAATTGCTGCTGGCGGATGAGCCGACCGGTAACGTTGATCCACCGCTCGCCAAGCGCCTGTTGCGGCTTTTTACCGAGCTTAATCGTTCCGGCACTGCAGTCATCATCGCGACGCACGATCTATCGCTGATGGATCAGGTGAATGCGCGTCGCATGATCCTCGAACATGGGCGGCTCGATATCTATGATTGA
- the aqpZ gene encoding aquaporin Z, which yields MLNKLSAEFFGTFWLVFGGCGSAIFAAAYPELGIGFAGVALAFGLTVLTMAYAVGGISGGHFNPAVSLGLLVAGRFPAKDLIPYWIAQVLGGIAAAAILYLIATGKSGFTAAGFASNGYGELSPGGYSLTSALLVEIVLTAFFLIVILGSTSSSAPAGFAPIAIGLALTLIHLISIPVTNTSVNPARSAAAALFAETSALGQLWLFWVAPLVGAAIGAIIWKGLLGKD from the coding sequence ATGTTGAACAAACTGTCTGCGGAATTTTTCGGAACATTCTGGCTTGTTTTCGGCGGTTGCGGCAGCGCGATCTTCGCAGCCGCTTATCCTGAATTGGGCATCGGCTTTGCGGGCGTTGCTCTCGCCTTCGGTCTGACCGTCCTTACAATGGCCTATGCTGTTGGCGGCATTTCCGGCGGTCATTTCAATCCAGCCGTATCGCTGGGTCTTCTCGTTGCGGGACGCTTCCCGGCTAAAGACCTCATCCCTTACTGGATTGCACAGGTATTGGGCGGCATTGCTGCAGCAGCAATTCTTTACCTCATTGCAACCGGCAAAAGCGGCTTTACAGCAGCTGGTTTCGCATCCAACGGCTATGGTGAACTCTCACCAGGTGGATATAGCCTGACATCGGCACTGCTCGTTGAAATCGTGCTGACGGCCTTCTTCTTGATCGTCATTTTGGGTTCGACATCATCCTCGGCACCAGCTGGTTTTGCACCAATTGCAATTGGTCTGGCACTGACGCTGATCCACCTGATCTCGATCCCGGTAACAAATACCTCGGTCAATCCTGCACGTTCGGCAGCGGCAGCCTTGTTTGCAGAAACCAGCGCGCTTGGCCAGCTCTGGCTGTTCTGGGTCGCTCCGCTGGTGGGTGCCGCAATTGGCGCAATCATCTGGAAAGGCCTTCTTGGCAAGGATTGA
- a CDS encoding MFS transporter, translating to MSPSTDASHADRYAAFRHASFKKYWAARFLSAFAVQIVSVAVGWQIYDQTRDAFNLGMVGLVQFLPALVLVLFTGAAADRFGRRLVMGLSLVLEAGVTAFLLLLTLFGDFEPIVVFGALLVFGIARAFLGPSSASLVVNLVPTEDFANAVSWNSSAWQVATIVGPVAGGLLYGISHIAAYGVATVFLVAGSVLIFSIPKPKQHTMTEERSLSTMLAGFRYIWKEKIVLGAISLDLFAVLLGGTVALLPIYARDILDLGPWGLGLLRSAPGIGAVLTAIWLAGHPIRDHAGRVMFVFVALFGFFNIIFGVSTLTWLSIIALALAGAADMISVYIRETLMQLWTPDHVRGRVNAVNMVFVGASNELGEFRAGLMAAAIGAVPAVVIGGIGSIAVAAAWAAMFPQLRKARNLQGRT from the coding sequence ATGTCCCCCAGCACCGATGCTTCCCATGCGGATCGTTACGCCGCATTCCGCCATGCTTCCTTTAAAAAATACTGGGCCGCGCGTTTTCTGAGCGCTTTTGCCGTTCAGATCGTCAGCGTAGCGGTTGGCTGGCAGATTTATGACCAGACCCGTGACGCATTCAATCTTGGCATGGTTGGCCTTGTCCAGTTTCTCCCGGCACTTGTGCTGGTTCTGTTTACGGGTGCCGCAGCTGACCGTTTTGGCCGACGGCTTGTCATGGGGCTGTCACTGGTATTGGAAGCAGGCGTCACAGCCTTCCTTTTGCTCCTCACCTTGTTTGGCGACTTCGAGCCTATTGTCGTCTTTGGGGCATTGCTGGTCTTCGGCATCGCTCGCGCTTTTCTCGGACCGTCTTCCGCTTCGCTGGTAGTCAACCTCGTTCCGACGGAAGACTTCGCCAATGCCGTTTCGTGGAACTCATCGGCTTGGCAGGTAGCAACCATCGTCGGCCCTGTTGCTGGCGGCCTGCTCTACGGCATCTCGCATATCGCTGCTTACGGCGTAGCAACTGTGTTTCTGGTTGCAGGTTCTGTCCTGATTTTCTCAATTCCAAAGCCTAAGCAGCATACAATGACCGAAGAGCGCTCGCTCTCAACCATGCTTGCAGGCTTCCGCTATATCTGGAAGGAAAAGATCGTTCTGGGTGCAATCTCGCTCGATCTTTTTGCCGTTCTGCTGGGTGGTACAGTTGCGCTTTTGCCTATCTATGCACGCGATATTCTCGATCTTGGTCCATGGGGTCTGGGCCTTCTGCGCTCGGCACCAGGTATCGGCGCTGTTCTCACAGCAATCTGGCTCGCGGGCCATCCAATCCGCGATCATGCAGGCCGCGTAATGTTCGTGTTTGTGGCACTGTTCGGCTTCTTCAACATCATCTTTGGTGTTTCAACGCTGACCTGGCTGTCGATTATCGCTCTGGCTCTGGCTGGAGCCGCCGACATGATCAGCGTCTATATTCGCGAAACATTGATGCAGCTCTGGACGCCCGACCATGTTCGTGGCCGTGTGAACGCCGTCAACATGGTCTTCGTCGGCGCATCAAACGAGCTTGGAGAGTTCCGCGCAGGCCTTATGGCGGCAGCTATCGGTGCTGTGCCTGCGGTGGTCATTGGCGGGATAGGTTCAATTGCGGTTGCAGCAGCCTGGGCTGCCATGTTCCCGCAATTGCGCAAGGCACGCAATTTGCAGGGACGCACTTAA